The stretch of DNA GCCGAAATAAAGCAGGTAGTCATCTTTTAGCTTGTCTTCAAGACGTTCAGCCAGCCGTTAGCGATGGACTAGTCAAGGCAGAGAATTTTCTGAAAGACTTGTCAAACAAGGGTTTCAGTCAACGTGAGTTCGACAACAATGAGTATAACCCTCAGCCTTTTCTTTTGCACTCTAATTTTTGTCGAGCTCGGAAAAACTTGTCAGGTCAGCTAAGTGTGGAGTTCCAAAAAGACTGGCAACTTGGTAATAGCACCAACGATAAATAATCAGCCCCTGTCAATTTCGCTGAACACGTTCTTAATTGACCAGTTTAACCGCCAATGCAACTAGGTCATCCTGATCATCCGGCCCTTGGCGAGGGACGATGTCTGAATGGGCGATCGCAAACCCTGCCGCCGTTAGCTCTTCGAGAATGCTTTCCGCAGAGCCAATATAGCGAGTCGCAATTCCCTCTCGACTGATGGTGCAACGAGAAACCAGATCGAACAAGGCTTTCATCGGAGACTCGTCCATCACCTCGCCACACATGCTCTGTACCAGGAAGCCTCCTCCTGGTTGCAGCACTCGATAGACACTAGCGAGGGTTGCCGCTCGATCTGGGCCGATGATGCAATGCAGACATCGCCCATCAACCACCAGTCGGAAAACGCTATTGGCATAGGGAACTAGGTCTAAAACACTGCCAACGATAAACTGAACCTGGGCTGCTTGAGCGTCAGCCTTTTCGTGAGCCCAGGCGATCGCTCTGGGTGCAATATCAATGCCATGCGCTTCGTACCCTTGAAGGGCGAGCCAGATGGCGATATCTCCCGTGCCACAACCCAAATCTAAGATAGGGCTACCAGGTGGAATAGACAGGCGAGCGATCGCTTGCAGGATACGAGGGTGAACCGTCTGTGTCTGATCGTCCTCCGTAGTCCAACCATAGGCTCCTTCCGCTTTCAGGCGCTGATAGACACTGTCATGACCGACATAGTTGGTTTTCATCAAAACTGATACCCCAATAAATCAACCATCCCACTGGGCCAAGACTTCCCGGTGAGTTCCTTCACCATAAGTTCTGGTAAGACCTCTTCGCCAATACCAATCGTTTGATGCTCATGGATTTTGACCCAGCGTAGAGGATTCATAGGGGCATGAAACCCATTGCGACGATAGAGTTCGGGTTTCAGCGCAAAGAGAATGATAAAATCGGCTTTCGAGGTCTGTCCTAGATGCTCTAACCAGGTCAACATTTGGG from Candidatus Obscuribacterales bacterium encodes:
- a CDS encoding class I SAM-dependent methyltransferase, whose protein sequence is MKTNYVGHDSVYQRLKAEGAYGWTTEDDQTQTVHPRILQAIARLSIPPGSPILDLGCGTGDIAIWLALQGYEAHGIDIAPRAIAWAHEKADAQAAQVQFIVGSVLDLVPYANSVFRLVVDGRCLHCIIGPDRAATLASVYRVLQPGGGFLVQSMCGEVMDESPMKALFDLVSRCTISREGIATRYIGSAESILEELTAAGFAIAHSDIVPRQGPDDQDDLVALAVKLVN